A window of Dyella terrae contains these coding sequences:
- the hpf gene encoding ribosome hibernation-promoting factor, HPF/YfiA family has translation MQVQLSGQQIEITPALRDRVNSHLDRLTRLDGKSVGLSVVLSVDKLQQRAEGTLGVTGTSLHAEATSSDMYASIDQMFDKLVTQLRKHREKVCDKHQREVRDERQYG, from the coding sequence ATGCAAGTCCAGCTAAGCGGTCAGCAGATCGAGATCACCCCGGCCCTTCGGGATCGCGTGAACAGTCACCTCGATCGACTTACCCGCCTCGACGGCAAGTCCGTCGGCCTCAGCGTGGTCCTTTCGGTCGACAAGCTCCAGCAACGTGCCGAAGGCACGCTGGGCGTCACCGGTACCTCGCTGCATGCAGAGGCCACTTCGTCGGATATGTACGCCTCAATTGACCAGATGTTCGACAAACTGGTCACCCAGCTTCGCAAGCACCGCGAAAAGGTCTGCGACAAGCACCAGCGTGAAGTACGCGACGAGCGTCAGTACGGCTAA
- a CDS encoding LysR substrate-binding domain-containing protein, translating into MISISPRQLDVFVQVARLGSVRAAADRLHLTQPAASMALSEMEKQLDGPVFDRERGRLRLNAKGRELLPIAQELLERYEEFGRLARGGVQALTGELRIGASNTVGNYRVGELLGRFVRSHPQVAIRLRVANTDAIAAAMLDHELDVGCVEGPVVHPLLEMTPWRDDALVVCAPPDHPLARKRGLKAGDFAGARWVLREPGSATRTTSERVLAQLPPGETVLELDQIEAIKQAVVAGMGIACLPQIAVIDAVATGRLKALETPFLDLRRKLFLLLHREKYRGALLDAFLGDVAFN; encoded by the coding sequence ATGATTAGCATCAGCCCGCGCCAGCTCGACGTCTTCGTCCAGGTTGCCCGCCTCGGCAGCGTGCGCGCGGCGGCCGACAGGCTCCACCTTACGCAGCCTGCGGCGAGCATGGCGCTCTCGGAAATGGAGAAGCAGCTGGACGGCCCGGTGTTCGATCGCGAACGCGGCCGCCTGAGGCTCAATGCGAAAGGGCGCGAGCTGCTGCCGATCGCCCAGGAGCTGCTCGAACGCTACGAAGAGTTCGGCCGCCTGGCGCGCGGCGGCGTCCAGGCGCTCACGGGTGAACTGCGCATCGGCGCGAGCAATACCGTTGGCAACTACCGCGTCGGCGAACTGCTCGGTCGCTTCGTGCGTAGTCATCCGCAGGTCGCCATTCGCCTGCGCGTCGCCAACACCGACGCCATTGCCGCCGCGATGCTCGATCACGAACTGGATGTCGGCTGTGTCGAAGGCCCGGTTGTGCACCCTTTGCTGGAGATGACGCCGTGGCGTGATGACGCGCTGGTTGTGTGCGCGCCCCCCGATCATCCGCTGGCGCGCAAGCGCGGCCTGAAGGCCGGTGACTTCGCGGGTGCGCGATGGGTGCTGCGCGAGCCGGGTTCGGCGACGCGCACAACCAGCGAGCGCGTGCTAGCGCAATTGCCTCCCGGCGAAACCGTGCTGGAGCTCGATCAGATCGAGGCGATCAAGCAGGCTGTCGTCGCAGGCATGGGCATCGCGTGCTTGCCACAGATTGCGGTGATCGATGCGGTTGCCACCGGGCGCCTCAAGGCGCTGGAAACCCCCTTCCTGGATTTGCGGCGCAAGCTGTTCCTGCTGCTGCACCGGGAAAAATACCGCGGCGCATTGCTGGATGCCTTCCTGGGCGATGTCGCGTTCAACTGA
- a CDS encoding HPr family phosphocarrier protein: protein MLEQEIVVSNKLGLHARASAKLVQLVQSFKSTVWLISRGREVNAQSIMGVMMLAAGMGTPLTVRAEGVDEELALRAVVELFDRKFDEGA from the coding sequence ATGCTTGAGCAAGAGATTGTCGTTTCCAACAAGCTTGGCCTTCACGCTCGCGCGTCCGCCAAGCTGGTGCAGCTGGTGCAGAGTTTCAAATCCACGGTCTGGCTGATCAGCCGGGGTCGCGAGGTCAACGCCCAAAGCATCATGGGCGTAATGATGCTGGCAGCGGGCATGGGTACGCCGCTGACGGTACGCGCCGAAGGCGTGGATGAGGAACTGGCGCTGAGGGCGGTGGTCGAGTTGTTCGACCGCAAGTTCGACGAAGGAGCGTGA
- the hprK gene encoding HPr(Ser) kinase/phosphatase, translated as MDRLTARQLYDGVHERMALRWVSGMRGESRVLERGATTTRRPSLIGYLNVIYPNKIQIIGTEELNFLDSLDSRQRWEVINKIAAYQPAALIVTKDQAIPADLREVAEETNTPLWISSKRGHELLTWMQYHLARMLAPKLTLHGVFLEVFSIGVLITGESGSGKSELALELISRGHRLVADDATEFTLIAPDVIDGACPELLQDLLEVRGLGVLNVREMFGHTAVKQSKYLRLLIHLKPMREGEDTDGLTRLTGDVGHREVFDVQVPMITIPVAPGRNLAVLVEAAVRNHMLKSKGIDPAQTFIDRQAHQMRRLPPW; from the coding sequence TTGGACCGGCTTACCGCACGACAACTCTACGATGGCGTCCACGAACGCATGGCCCTGCGCTGGGTGTCGGGCATGCGTGGCGAATCGCGCGTCCTCGAGCGCGGCGCCACCACGACGCGCCGGCCCTCGCTGATCGGCTACCTCAACGTCATCTATCCGAACAAGATCCAGATCATCGGCACCGAGGAACTCAACTTCCTCGACAGCCTGGATTCGCGCCAGCGCTGGGAAGTGATCAACAAGATCGCCGCCTACCAGCCGGCCGCCCTGATCGTCACCAAAGACCAGGCCATCCCCGCCGACCTGCGCGAGGTAGCCGAGGAAACCAATACCCCCCTGTGGATCAGCTCCAAGCGCGGCCACGAGCTGCTGACCTGGATGCAGTACCACCTGGCTCGCATGCTGGCGCCGAAGCTGACGCTGCACGGCGTTTTCCTTGAGGTCTTTTCCATCGGCGTACTGATCACCGGCGAATCGGGCTCGGGCAAGAGCGAGCTGGCGCTGGAACTGATCAGCCGCGGCCATCGCCTGGTGGCTGACGACGCTACCGAATTCACCCTGATTGCCCCGGACGTCATCGACGGTGCCTGCCCCGAGCTCCTGCAGGACCTCCTCGAGGTTCGTGGCCTGGGCGTTCTCAACGTGCGTGAGATGTTTGGTCACACGGCCGTCAAGCAGTCGAAGTATCTGCGCCTGCTGATCCATCTCAAACCCATGCGAGAAGGCGAGGACACCGACGGCCTGACGCGCCTCACCGGCGATGTGGGCCACCGCGAGGTGTTCGACGTCCAGGTGCCGATGATTACCATCCCTGTGGCACCCGGTCGCAACCTGGCGGTACTGGTGGAAGCGGCAGTCCGCAACCATATGTTGAAGAGCAAGGGCATCGATCCCGCGCAGACATTCATCGACCGCCAGGCGCACCAGATGCGGCGCCTGCCGCCGTGGTAA
- the rapZ gene encoding RNase adapter RapZ produces MSQNASTTDIQNPDAIHLVVLTGMSGGGKTVALRALEDLEFYCVDNLPTALLPELVAAVSHGGAEGKRRNIAVGVDVRNRGEDFVKMPLMLSELAAAGVQVHLIFLDSRDDVLIKRYSETRRRHPLSPMGLSLADAIAEERRLLRPLMAIAEKVIDSSELNVHQLRRLVATGYAQATEGLTLMFQSFAFRRGLPLDADFVFDARCLPNPHWEPRLRPLSGKDAPVREYLEAQALVGEYFDDTVRWLDNWLPRFAADDRSYVTIAVGCTGGRHRSVYLVERLAAYYRARHEGALTFHRELE; encoded by the coding sequence ATGAGTCAAAACGCCAGCACCACCGATATCCAGAACCCCGACGCGATCCACCTGGTCGTTCTCACCGGCATGTCCGGCGGCGGCAAGACCGTCGCCCTGCGTGCGCTGGAAGACCTGGAGTTCTATTGCGTCGACAACCTCCCCACCGCCCTGCTGCCCGAACTGGTGGCGGCGGTGAGCCACGGTGGCGCCGAGGGCAAGCGCCGCAACATCGCCGTGGGCGTGGACGTGCGCAACCGCGGCGAGGACTTCGTGAAGATGCCGCTGATGCTGTCCGAGCTGGCAGCCGCGGGCGTGCAGGTGCACCTGATCTTCCTGGACAGCCGCGACGACGTGCTGATCAAGCGTTATTCGGAAACCCGCCGCCGGCACCCGCTGTCGCCGATGGGGCTGTCGCTGGCCGATGCCATCGCCGAGGAACGGCGCCTGCTGCGTCCGCTGATGGCGATTGCCGAAAAGGTCATCGATTCCAGCGAACTCAACGTGCACCAGCTGCGCCGCCTGGTTGCCACCGGCTATGCCCAGGCCACCGAAGGCCTGACCCTGATGTTCCAGTCGTTCGCGTTCCGGCGCGGCCTGCCGCTGGATGCGGACTTCGTCTTCGACGCGCGCTGCCTGCCGAATCCGCACTGGGAGCCCCGCCTTCGCCCGCTGTCGGGCAAGGACGCACCGGTGCGCGAATACCTCGAAGCCCAGGCGCTGGTCGGCGAGTACTTCGACGACACCGTGCGCTGGCTCGACAACTGGCTGCCCCGCTTCGCCGCCGACGATCGCAGCTACGTCACCATCGCCGTCGGATGTACTGGCGGCCGTCACCGCTCGGTTTACCTGGTCGAACGCCTGGCGGCGTATTACCGCGCACGCCACGAAGGCGCACTCACCTTTCACCGGGAGCTCGAGTGA
- a CDS encoding PTS sugar transporter subunit IIA: protein MSVGILLMTHESVGKALISAAHHVLPKLPLQVEAVEVPPQADPDVMRTLTARHARSLDSGDGVLVLADLYGATPCNIGLSLSALGVRLRCVSGLNLPMLLRVLNYAEKPLDELAEIAASGGRGGIFIDHA, encoded by the coding sequence ATGAGCGTCGGCATTCTGCTGATGACCCACGAATCCGTGGGCAAGGCGCTGATCTCAGCCGCCCACCACGTGCTGCCCAAGTTGCCGCTGCAGGTGGAGGCCGTCGAGGTGCCGCCGCAGGCCGACCCGGACGTGATGCGCACGTTGACGGCGCGCCATGCCCGCTCGCTGGATTCAGGTGACGGGGTCCTGGTGCTGGCCGATCTCTATGGCGCCACGCCCTGCAATATTGGCCTATCGCTCAGTGCGCTGGGCGTACGCTTGCGCTGCGTCTCCGGGCTTAACCTGCCCATGCTGCTGCGCGTGTTGAACTACGCGGAAAAACCGCTCGACGAACTGGCGGAAATCGCCGCCAGCGGCGGGCGCGGGGGGATATTCATCGATCATGCTTGA
- a CDS encoding YeiH family protein, with amino-acid sequence MAVTAIPAPAAPTFGQRLPGLALATAIALLALGLGRLAPLIGGPVFGIVMGIAVRNLLAPGGQFTPGIQFAGKQVLQWSIIALGFGLSLNQVAKTGLESLAVTLVTMTVAFLAAWGLGRMLKVHDKLKILIGVGTAICGGSAIAAVTPIIKPDEHDTAFAISTIFLFNLVAVLLFPLLGHLLHLSDLGFGLWAGTAINDTSSVVAAGYSFSKAAGDYATIVKLTRATLIIPICLVLAFAVAWREKKQGASDFSLRRIFPWFILWFLVASAVRTAGLVPEVIQPAIHMAAEFLIIVALTAIGLSANLRKMAATGARPILLGLGVWAAVSVSSLLVQLVIGQL; translated from the coding sequence ATGGCTGTCACCGCAATCCCCGCCCCTGCCGCACCCACCTTCGGCCAGCGTCTTCCCGGCCTCGCTCTCGCCACGGCCATCGCCCTGCTCGCCCTCGGCCTTGGGCGCCTTGCCCCGCTGATCGGCGGCCCCGTGTTCGGCATCGTGATGGGCATTGCGGTGCGCAACCTGCTGGCCCCGGGCGGCCAGTTCACCCCCGGCATCCAGTTCGCCGGCAAGCAGGTGCTGCAGTGGTCGATCATTGCGCTGGGCTTTGGCCTGAGCCTCAACCAGGTCGCCAAGACAGGCCTGGAGTCGCTGGCGGTCACGCTGGTGACCATGACGGTGGCCTTCCTCGCCGCATGGGGCCTGGGCCGCATGCTGAAGGTGCATGACAAGCTCAAGATCCTGATCGGCGTGGGCACGGCTATCTGCGGCGGCTCGGCCATTGCGGCCGTGACGCCGATCATCAAGCCGGACGAGCACGATACGGCCTTTGCGATCTCCACCATCTTCCTGTTCAACCTGGTCGCCGTGCTGCTGTTCCCGCTGCTGGGCCACCTGCTGCACTTGTCGGACCTCGGCTTTGGCCTGTGGGCGGGTACGGCGATCAACGACACCTCGTCGGTGGTCGCGGCCGGCTACAGCTTCAGCAAGGCTGCGGGCGACTACGCCACGATCGTCAAGCTGACCCGCGCCACGCTGATCATTCCGATCTGCCTGGTCCTGGCCTTCGCCGTCGCCTGGCGCGAAAAGAAGCAGGGCGCGTCGGACTTCAGCCTGCGCCGCATCTTCCCCTGGTTCATCCTGTGGTTCCTGGTGGCCTCGGCGGTGCGCACGGCCGGACTGGTGCCCGAGGTGATCCAGCCGGCGATCCACATGGCCGCGGAATTCCTGATCATCGTCGCGCTGACGGCCATCGGCCTCTCGGCGAACCTGCGCAAGATGGCTGCGACCGGCGCCCGTCCGATCCTGCTGGGACTGGGTGTCTGGGCGGCGGTCTCGGTAAGCAGCTTGTTGGTACAGCTGGTCATCGGGCAGCTGTAA
- the ptsP gene encoding phosphoenolpyruvate--protein phosphotransferase encodes MRHLLFGTSASRGMALGRARLVQPSRYLVDTRPLAEEEVEAELARLHRALDTARLELRELRGKLHGALAREVNEFIDAHSLLLDDPELLRGLDDLVRIGHYRPGAALKKQRDRLAAVFEAMDDPYLRSRKEDVDQVINRVISALQRQTSREERKLAARVGEILIADTIAPADMAHLAGNGLLGVVASSGSAYSHSAILARSLDLPMLVGARDALSTIHDDDLILLDAERGEAVVHPTAQDLARYRAWQREAQLEGRRLASLANAPTRTTDGVDIRLLANAETPTDIAMARARGADGVGLYRTEFLFLRHKDLPSEDEQFIAYRDLVLGMGGQPVTIRTLDLGADKADAAGLVLRGEENPALGVRGVRLSLRHPAVFTTQIRAILRAACYGPVRVLVPMVTQPDELIAVRTLFKLARQDLKRENIDLPEKLPLGAMIEVPAAAINVRSLLDHADFLAIGTNDLAQYVLAADRGNDALDNIYNPLQPALLRLISHVISAGRRARKPVSLCGEIGGDTKFTGLLMALGLTEFSMHSSQLLHVRDRIAQLDYHELRRMAPSIIRARTHEEAEALLASVGG; translated from the coding sequence ATGAGACACCTTCTGTTTGGCACATCCGCTTCACGGGGCATGGCGCTCGGACGTGCACGACTGGTGCAGCCGAGCCGCTATCTGGTCGACACACGCCCGCTCGCCGAAGAAGAAGTCGAAGCCGAGCTCGCGCGCTTGCATCGTGCGCTCGATACCGCGCGCCTGGAACTGCGCGAACTGCGCGGCAAGCTGCACGGCGCCCTGGCCCGCGAGGTCAACGAGTTCATCGATGCGCACTCGCTGCTGCTCGATGACCCGGAGCTGCTGCGCGGCCTGGACGATCTGGTGCGCATCGGCCATTACCGCCCGGGCGCCGCACTGAAGAAGCAGCGCGACCGCCTCGCCGCCGTTTTCGAAGCCATGGACGACCCTTACCTGCGCAGCCGCAAGGAAGATGTCGACCAGGTCATCAACCGCGTGATTTCCGCGCTTCAACGCCAGACCAGCCGCGAAGAACGCAAGCTCGCCGCGCGTGTGGGCGAGATCCTCATCGCCGACACCATCGCGCCGGCTGACATGGCGCATCTGGCCGGCAACGGACTTCTCGGCGTGGTGGCCAGTTCCGGTAGCGCTTACTCGCACAGTGCCATCCTCGCGCGCAGCCTGGACCTGCCCATGCTGGTCGGCGCCCGCGATGCGCTGTCCACGATTCACGATGATGACCTGATCCTGCTCGACGCCGAACGTGGCGAAGCGGTCGTGCATCCCACCGCGCAGGATCTTGCCCGCTATCGCGCATGGCAGCGCGAAGCGCAGCTGGAAGGCCGACGCCTGGCATCGCTGGCCAATGCGCCCACGCGCACCACCGATGGCGTGGACATCCGCCTGCTCGCCAACGCCGAAACGCCAACCGACATCGCCATGGCCCGCGCGCGCGGCGCCGATGGCGTTGGCCTCTATCGCACCGAATTCCTCTTCCTGCGCCACAAGGATCTGCCGTCCGAAGACGAGCAGTTCATCGCCTATCGCGATCTCGTGCTGGGCATGGGTGGACAACCGGTCACCATCCGCACCCTGGACCTGGGCGCCGACAAGGCGGATGCCGCGGGACTGGTGCTTCGCGGCGAAGAAAATCCGGCGCTCGGCGTCCGTGGCGTGCGACTCTCACTGCGGCATCCGGCCGTGTTCACCACGCAGATCCGCGCCATCCTGCGCGCCGCCTGCTATGGCCCGGTGCGCGTGCTCGTGCCCATGGTCACGCAGCCGGATGAACTGATCGCGGTGCGCACGCTGTTCAAGCTCGCCCGGCAGGATTTGAAGCGCGAAAACATCGACCTGCCGGAAAAATTGCCGCTCGGCGCGATGATCGAAGTGCCCGCTGCAGCGATCAATGTCCGCTCGCTGCTCGACCACGCCGACTTCCTCGCCATCGGCACCAACGACCTCGCGCAGTACGTGCTTGCGGCCGATCGCGGCAACGATGCGCTCGATAACATTTACAACCCGCTGCAGCCCGCGCTTCTGCGGCTGATTTCGCACGTGATCTCGGCCGGCCGCCGTGCGCGAAAACCAGTAAGCCTGTGCGGCGAAATCGGCGGCGATACGAAGTTCACGGGTTTGCTGATGGCACTGGGCCTCACTGAGTTCAGCATGCACTCAAGCCAGTTGTTGCACGTGCGCGATCGCATCGCCCAGCTCGATTACCACGAGCTGCGACGCATGGCGCCGTCGATCATCCGCGCACGCACGCACGAAGAAGCCGAAGCGCTGCTGGCGAGTGTCGGCGGCTGA
- the tsaB gene encoding tRNA (adenosine(37)-N6)-threonylcarbamoyltransferase complex dimerization subunit type 1 TsaB produces MNLLAIETSTEACSVALVHGEEVIARSEVAPRRHAELVLPMADSLLAEAGLGRHALDAIAVGRGPGAFTGVRLGVSLAQGMALALDCPVITISSLAALALEAPEDEAAILAVIDARMGEVYAACYRRDAQGGLIALDQERVCAPGDLTLPAETEWHVVGTGWATYENILRERLTGTLRSADGACFPQAGHIAELAAVAFRSGHLLAPELALPVYLRDKVALTLVEQGKA; encoded by the coding sequence ATGAACCTGCTTGCCATCGAAACGTCTACCGAAGCCTGCTCGGTCGCCCTGGTCCACGGGGAAGAAGTCATCGCACGCAGCGAAGTGGCGCCGCGCCGCCACGCGGAGCTGGTGCTGCCCATGGCCGATAGCCTCCTGGCCGAGGCCGGGCTGGGGCGTCATGCCCTGGATGCGATTGCCGTGGGACGAGGGCCGGGCGCCTTCACCGGCGTGCGACTGGGCGTGTCGCTGGCTCAGGGCATGGCGCTGGCCCTTGATTGCCCGGTCATCACCATCTCGTCACTGGCAGCGCTGGCGCTTGAGGCGCCGGAGGACGAGGCCGCCATTCTCGCCGTGATCGACGCGCGGATGGGGGAGGTCTATGCGGCCTGCTATCGCCGCGATGCCCAGGGTGGCCTGATCGCCCTCGACCAGGAGCGCGTGTGCGCACCGGGTGACCTCACCCTGCCGGCAGAAACCGAGTGGCACGTGGTGGGCACGGGTTGGGCGACCTACGAGAACATCTTGCGCGAGCGGCTCACGGGCACGTTGCGCTCGGCGGATGGCGCCTGCTTCCCGCAGGCCGGACATATTGCCGAGCTGGCCGCGGTGGCGTTCCGTTCGGGGCACCTGCTGGCGCCCGAACTGGCCTTGCCGGTGTATCTGCGTGACAAGGTCGCGCTGACGCTGGTGGAGCAGGGCAAGGCCTGA